A window from Mogibacterium neglectum encodes these proteins:
- a CDS encoding TRAP transporter large permease has product MPIAMLLIIFVILLIIAIPVGIALGITSVLPSLIDPSFTVGAKYMVRAMFGGLDSFPLLAVPMFVLSGIIMAKGGISKKLFDIFAYFFGNRTAGMPCAVIATCLFYGAISGSAPATVAAVGSMTIPILTELGYDLKFTTAIVAVAGGLGVIIPPSIPFIMYGMASGASVSELFIAGIIPGLLIGILLMIYAVYYCRKYGEDKVRIQKEVKKLHSRSFRKVFKDSFFAILSPVIILGCIYSGIASPTEAAVISVFYALIISLLVYKSIQIKDLRDIFKEAIRTFTPILFILAASTAFSRAITLMQVPQSVSEIINSNFHSKIIILLVINAFLLIVGMVMDTTPAILILTPILLPIATNIGMSPIQFGVIMVVNLAIGFITPPIGVNLFIASSLTDVPVMDIAKKALPMIGYFLIALLLITFIPALSLALL; this is encoded by the coding sequence CAATAGCTATGCTATTAATTATATTCGTTATACTTCTCATTATTGCCATACCAGTGGGTATCGCCCTTGGCATTACATCAGTCTTGCCGTCGCTTATAGACCCATCGTTCACAGTAGGTGCGAAATATATGGTGCGTGCTATGTTTGGTGGACTCGATTCCTTCCCTCTTCTTGCAGTACCTATGTTTGTATTGTCTGGAATCATAATGGCGAAAGGCGGAATATCTAAAAAACTCTTTGACATATTCGCATATTTTTTTGGAAATCGTACGGCCGGAATGCCTTGCGCGGTAATCGCTACATGTTTGTTCTACGGAGCTATTTCAGGTTCTGCACCAGCGACGGTAGCTGCTGTAGGTAGCATGACAATTCCTATACTTACAGAGCTTGGGTATGATCTTAAATTTACAACGGCCATCGTTGCAGTTGCGGGTGGTTTAGGAGTTATTATCCCGCCGAGCATTCCTTTTATAATGTATGGTATGGCATCAGGTGCATCGGTTAGTGAGCTCTTTATTGCTGGAATAATACCTGGACTGCTAATCGGAATCCTCTTAATGATTTATGCAGTTTATTATTGCCGTAAATATGGTGAGGATAAGGTTAGGATCCAGAAGGAAGTAAAAAAATTGCACAGCAGAAGCTTTAGGAAAGTATTTAAGGATAGCTTCTTTGCTATTTTGAGTCCAGTTATTATCCTTGGGTGTATATACTCTGGGATTGCATCACCTACAGAGGCTGCTGTAATCTCTGTGTTTTATGCCCTGATTATCAGTTTGTTAGTATATAAAAGCATCCAAATAAAGGATCTTAGAGACATATTTAAGGAAGCTATTCGAACCTTCACTCCTATACTCTTTATTCTTGCTGCTTCCACGGCTTTTTCGAGAGCTATAACGCTTATGCAGGTTCCTCAGTCGGTTAGTGAGATTATAAACTCAAATTTTCACAGCAAGATTATAATATTGCTTGTTATAAACGCCTTTCTGCTCATTGTTGGAATGGTAATGGATACAACGCCGGCGATACTAATTTTGACACCTATCTTGCTTCCTATAGCTACGAATATTGGCATGAGCCCTATCCAATTCGGAGTCATAATGGTCGTTAATCTTGCTATAGGATTTATCACACCACCTATAGGCGTCAATCTATTCATAGCAAGTTCCCTTACGGATGTCCCGGTTATGGATATTGCAAAAAAAGCTCTGCCTATGATTGGATATTTTCTCATAGCATTGCTACTAATCACTTTCATACCAGCTCTTTCGCTGGCTCTGCTATAG